In Aspergillus flavus chromosome 3, complete sequence, one genomic interval encodes:
- a CDS encoding dynactin: protein MADLTPGDVVTLTDGRQATVRFAGATHFAAGDWIGIELDEPTGKNDGAVQGERYFDCEFGYGMFVRPTAIAAIIGPPTKETKPAAKGTANAPQTRGRAQTGSGLGIKKPSALQAANTKRHSGSSASPSPAAKPASQRLGLKQPQSPTKSQSPTKQLSGASTPRSSISGPSRPSATSKGRPSIGAKSTSMGPPPPPSASRPSRPSISRASNRTVRPGLQGTTTAPAGVAKRPALRPTASKTSEEQERGSPQSEDIDTADNYAEGDEMESEEPTAKPSRLASGSSRAGAARPGFSQTSSPRQAQSTALSRELEELKTKLRVMEKKRTEDREKLKALETLQQERDKFESIIQKLQAKYQPQQLEISDLRKKLRESEAQLEEIERIQAEHDSILEMATLDREMAEETADAFRHEVETLKLRVEELQLEAEVLREENEELGQTMSPEEKSSHGWLQMERTNERLREALIRLRDMTQQQESELKDQIKELQQDLEEYESIKSQYESTKEKLLVAENNVEDLKQQLETALGAEEMIEELADKNMHYQEEINELNAAIEDLEALKEINDELEYNHIETEKQMQEEIDYKDSLFNEQCRKVAQQDEVIEDLEYTLARFRELVSTLQGDLEDMRASQQITEAEATDLTTRSRAMMDLNLKLQASVSKAQTKTIDIELERLDAQEAAQHLSILKLYLPEYFEGEKNGILALLRFKRVSFKSSLMISTVRERFPEQTSDPAAVEDGFTAHDVLEKLMWIGAICDRFINYITNCSAESFDRIKATLFEMEPVERTVNFWIESVRKNELNMKKCGIELQRSIALLSHLAEVHLPTSLETFADELCMRSSLTQSYIDHAASLISRLRTLLQSKITVLEGEEEEPNFLFSKMETLVTQARGLKVAMGKIYKALEDLRSRSLALSQDVAGPFKETEEAAKNLSELARHLGENIALIVSDESRTEPLTLEEATKSMSQVSTLYAQPSESGSECSDTMSFIANRLRSLGGNLEELDSISTDLSITSEFERLPSPWIARASELKSNKAVSPDADEEIRRLKNEIHEASTALGVKDKTIEEQALKVELVESRMQEASKKASMVKELETKIETMRTKETELEGMVEKQRKELQALETEREEIKARLDRVKRASGTTGITTTEGVVVDNALSLATMRENEALRAEVESLQAAVRFLREENRRGNMLDPYSVQRSAEMYSWLDVPLTQANGNAQRDKIQQTASESRDVFSHLLKLTKESNICDLKSTMSQENGNRASWRPSKTKLRYQVLQQRENFEHWTEWRDDIVNQEREQDRLVNTKKERLARDRARRHAPKNSVFGGFPQGLGHGMMGRAWEILGMQQDHRKLADRPVEPSITPSF from the exons ATGGCTGATTTAACTCCCGGCGATGTGGTCACATTAACCGACGGTCGGCAGGCCACCGTACGGTTTGCTGGAGCCACTCACTTCGCTGCCGGGGACTGGATCGGCATTGAATTGGACGAACCCACAGGAAAGAATGACGGAGCCGTCCAAGGAGAACGCTACTTCGACTGCGAATTCGGATATGGCATGTTCGTCCGACCAACTGCCATTGCGGCCATTATTGGCCCGCccacaaaagaaaccaaaccGGCTGCTAAGGGGACAGCGAATGCTCCGCAGACCAGAGGGCGGGCCCAAACTGGAAGTGGACTGGGGATCAAGAAACCGAGCGCTTTGCAAGCCGCGAATACGAAAAGACACAGTGGTAGCTCGGCTAGTCCGAGTCCTGCAGCGAAGCCTGCGTCCCAGCGGTTGGGCTTGAAG CAACCGCAGTCTCCTACAAAATCGCAATCGCCGACGAAGCAGCTTTCGGGTGCATCTACGCCACGCTCCTCTATTAGCGGGCCCTCGCGGCCGTCTGCGACATCCAAGGGTCGGCCGTCTATTGGGGCCAAGTCGACATCAATGGGGCCCCCGCCTCCCCCATCTGCGTCGCGGCCCTCCCGGCCATCGATATCTAGAGCTTCGAACAGAACTGTTAGACCAGGTCTACAAGGAACTACGACGGCGCCCGCTGGGGTGGCCAAGCGCCCTGCTTTGCGGCCAACCGCTTCCAAGACCTCGGAGGaacaagagagagggagTCCACAATCAGAGGATATCGATACTGCCGATAATTATGCCGAGGGTGATGAGATGGAAAGCGAGGAGCCAACTGCTAAACCGTCTAGACTGGCTTCTGGTTCATCTCGGGCAGGTGCTGCTCGCCCGGGGTTCTCCCAGACCTCGTCGCCGCGACAAGCTCAGAGTACCGCGCTGTCAagggagctggaagaattgaaAACAAAGCTTAGGGTGATGGAGAAAAAGCGGACTGAAGATCGAGAGAAGCTCAAGGCCTTGGAGACTCTTCAGCAGGAGCGGGATAAATTCGAAAGTATTATCCAGAAACTGCAAGCTAAATACCAGCCGCAGCAACTTGAGATTAGTGACTTGCGGAAGAAGTTGAGAGAATCAGAGGCCCAACTCGAAGAGATCGAGCGCATCCAAGCGGAGCATGACTCGATTCTGGAAATGGCAACCCTCGACCGCGAGATGGCGGAAGAGACGGCCGATGCTTTTAGGCACGAGGTTGAAACATTAAAGTTGAGGGTGGAAGAGCTTCAGTTGGAGGCGGAGGTCCTGCGTGAGGAGAATGAGGAGCTCGGCCAGACTATGAGTCCGGAGGAGAAGTCCAGTCATGGATGGCTGCAAATGGAGAGAACAAATGAGCGTCTCCGCGAGGCCCTCATACGTCTTCGCGATATGACACAGCAGCAGGAATCCGAGTTGAAGGACCAAATCAAGGAACTACAACAAGATTTGGAGGAGTACGAAAGCATCAAGTCCCAGTATGAATCCACCAAGGAGAAGCTGCTTGTAGCGGAAAACAATGTTGAAGATCTCAAGCAGCAACTGGAGACTGCTCTCGGTGCGGAGGAGATGATCGAGGAGCTCGCAGATAAGAATATGCACTACCAAGAGGAGATCAACGAACTCAACGCTGCGATCGAGGATCTCGAGGCGCTGAAGGAAATCAACGATGAGCTCGAGTACAACCACATCGAGACAGAAAAGCAAATGCAAGAAGAAATCGACTACAAGGACTCCCTATTCAATGAGCAATGCCGTAAGGTTGCCCAGCAAGACGAAGTCATCGAGGACTTGGAGTACACTTTGGCGCGATTCAGGGAGCTAGTCTCTACTCTCCAAGGGGACTTGGAGGATATGCGAGCCTCTCAGCAGATCACAGAAGCCGAAGCTACGGATCTAACAACACGTTCTCGTGCCATGATGGACCTGAACTTGAAGCTGCAGGCATCGGTTTCCAAAGCACAGACGAAGACCATCGACATTGAACTCGAACGCCTGGACGCTCAAGAAGCTGCCCAACACCTATCCATCTTGAAACTATACCTTCCCGAGTACttcgagggagagaagaacgGCATCCTTGCACTTCTACGTTTCAAGCGTGTTAGTTTTAAATCGTCTTTAATGATCAGCACCGTCCGAGAGAGATTCCCCGAGCAGACATCCGATCCGGCTGCAGTGGAAGATGGCTTCACGGCGCATGATGTTCTCGAGAAACTCATGTGGATCGGCGCCATCTGCGACCGATTCATCAATTACATCACCAACTGCTCCGCAGAAAGCTTCGACAGGATCAAGGCGACATTGTTCGAAATGGAGCCGGTCGAGCGCACCGTGAACTTCTGGATAGAATCCGTAAGGAAGAATGAGCTGAACATGAAGAAATGTGGCATTGAGCTGCAAAGGTCCATTGCACTACTATCCCATCTGGCGGAAGTCCACCTACCAACTTCATTAGAGACGTTCGCCGACGAGCTCTGCATGCGCTCATCCTTAACTCAGTCATACATCGACCACGCCGCATCCTTGATATCGCGCCTCAGAACTTTGTTACAGTCCAAGATCACAGTCctagaaggcgaagaagaagagcccAATTTCCTCTTCAGCAAAATGGAAACCCTAGTAACTCAAGCGCGGGGGCTGAAAGTAGCCATGGGCAAGATCTACAAAGCCCTTGAAGATCTCCGATCAAGGTCCCTTGCCCTGTCCCAAGACGTAGCAGGCCCCTTCAAGGAAACAGAGGAAGCCGCCAAAAATCTTTCCGAGCTGGCCCGGCACCTAGGAGAGAACATTGCGCTTATCGTAAGCGACGAAAGCCGAACGGAGCCACTGACGCTGGAAGAGGCAACGAAGAGCATGTCCCAGGTCTCGACCCTCTACGCGCAGCCATCGGAATCAGGAAGCGAATGTAGCGACACAATGTCCTTCATCGCGAACCGACTACGCAGCCTAGGCGGAAACCTCGAGGAACTCGACTCAATCTCAACCGACTTGTCAATCACATCAGAATTCGAAAGACTCCCCTCCCCGTGGATCGCACGAGCCTCAGAACTAAAATCCAACAAAGCAGTGTCTCCAGACGCGGATGAAGAAATCCGACGTCTCAAGAACGAAATCCATGAAGCCTCAACAGCCCTAGGCGTCAAGGACAAGACGATCGAAGAACAAGCGCTGAAGGTCGAACTCGTCGAGTCCAGAATGCAAGAAGCTAGCAAAAAGGCCTCCATGGTCAAAGAGCTCGAGACCAAGATCGAAACCATgcgaacaaaagaaacagaacTGGAGGGCATGGTCGAAAAACAACGCAAAGAGCTCCAAGCGCTGGAAACAGAGCGCGAGGAGATCAAAGCTCGACTGGACAGGGTCAAACGCGCGTCCGGCACAACCGGAATCACCACGACTGAGGGCGTGGTGGTCGACAACGCCCTGTCTCTTGCTACGATGCGCGAGAATGAGGCTCTCCGCGCCGAGGTGGAAAGTCTGCAAGCGGCCGTCCGCTTCCTGCGTGAAGAGAACCGCCGGGGCAACATGCTCGATCCGTACTCTGTGCAGCGCTCAGCGGAGATGTACTCTTGGCTTGACGTGCCCCTTACACAAGCCAACGGTAATGCTCAGCGTGATAAGATCCAACAGACCGCCTCGGAGAGCAGGGATGtcttttctcatcttctcaaGCTAACCAAGGAGTCGAATATCTGCGATCTGAAGTCCACCATGTCTCAAGAGAATGGTAATCGTGCCAGTTGGCGCCCTTCCAAGACTAAACTGCGCTATCAGGTTCTCCAACAGCGGGAGAACTTCGAGCATTGGACTGAATGGCGCGATGATATCGTCAACCAGGAAAGAGAGCAGGACAGACTGGTTAATACGAAGAAAGAGCGCCTTGCTCGTGATCGCGCCCGGAGACACGCACCCAAGAATTCGGTATTCGGTGGCTTTCCGCAGGGGCTAGGACATGGAATGATGGGCCGCGCTTGGGAGATCCTGGGCATGCAGCAAGATCATCGCAAACTGGCTGATAGACCGGTAGAACCTTCCATAACGCCTTCGTTCTAG
- a CDS encoding chitin synthase — protein sequence MVGPSPAGTVPSHAQSSLPSLPAHLQSDTHLTAHLASRFHVGLPTARLSSQALISLNTYTSSSKGPDGGKEGSAMGEAEDLARRAFTRLGARGENQAIVFLGESGAGKTTLRAHVLSSFLSFSSTPLSSKLSYASFIFDTLTTTKSLTTPTASKAGLFLELQYDGSSSVNPTLIGGKIIDHRLERSRIASVPTGERSFHVLYYLLAGTSAAEKSHLGFDNSIHVSTNAGKLSSASIGHKRWRYLGHPTQLKVGINDAEGFQHFKTALRKLEFPRSEIAEICQILAVILHIGQLDFASGQATLTSAEESGGYSHEGGETVTVVKNKDVLSSVAAFLGLGVDELENSFSYRTKTIHRERVTVMLDPKGARQNADELARTIYSLLVAYILENVNQRICAAEDSVANTVSIVDFPGFSQACSTGSTLDQLLSNAATESLYNFCLQSFFDRKADMLEREEVVVPATSYFDNTDAVRGLLKHGNGLLSILDDQTRRGRTEAQFAESLKKRFENKNPAIVVGSSGSTHGTGYVSQQARSAFTVKHFAGEVDYSISGLLEENGEVISGDLMNLMKSTRSDFVRELFGQEALQTVTHPKEKTAIMQAQVSSKPLRMPSMARRKASPASRLTFDAPTAEEPEDNESYGGSTAKSSGRRKSAMSMTGMQGAAGQFLSSLEIVNKCLSSPSLNPYFIFCLKPNDRRIANQFDSKCVRAQVQTFGIAEISQRLRNADFSVFLPFEEFLGLAEVGNVVVGSDKEKSEVVLDEKRWPGNEARVGSTGVFLSERCWADLAKVGERVVPVYHADGSDEGGDGLLHPRTAGYGDSKVRLLNPADQSLGNFIYGDESKQGYFGSRDIDGRSDTGGSGLNSGDMFHNLETREQMLEKGNEKKMEEVDEVPVSGSRKRWMAIVWLLTFYIPDFAIRLFGRMKRKDVRTAWREKFAINLIIWFSCAVAIFFIVAFPGLVCPTQHVYSAAELESHNGKNGHDSYIAIRGVVFDLDKFMPRHYPDIVPQSSLKKYAGMDATGLFPVQVSALCQGKDGSIDPTVLLDYTPTNISGSATTISTGDLNAKYHDFRYYTNDSRPDWFAEQMKELRATYLKGYIGYTPQYISTLAKKSQNIGSIDGKVYDLTTYISGGRRVAAPTGKEVPANVDREFMDPLVVSLFQDLPGQDLSKHWEQLQIDAGMRDRMQMCLDNLFFVGKVDTRNSAQCQFARYFILAISILICAVVIFKFAAALQFGKKNVPENLDKFIICQVPAYTEDEESLRRAMDSMARMQYDDKRKLLVVICDGMIIGQGNDRPTPRIVLDILGVPESVDPEPLSFESLGEGMKQHNMGKIYSGLYEVQGHIVPFLVVVKVGKPSEVSRPGNRGKRDSQMVLMRFLNRVHYNLPMSPMELEMYHQIRNIIGVNPTFYEFILQVDADTVVAPDSGTRFVASCLADTRIIGICGETGLTNAKHSAVTMIQVYEYFISHNLIKAFESLFGSVTCLPGCFTMYRIRSAETAKPLFVSKEVVEAYSEIRVDTLHMKNLLHLGEDRYLTTLLLKHHPSFKTKFLFAAKAWTIAPESFSVFLSQRRRWINSTVHNLIELIPLQQLCGFCCFSMRFIVFVDLLSTCIQPVSLAYIIYLIVWLARDSSTIPWTSFVLIAAIYGLQALIFIFRRKWEMIGWMIVYLLAMPIFSVALPFYSFWHMDDFSWGNTRVITGEKGRKVVISDEGKFDPASIPKKRWEEYQAELWEAQTSRDDRSEVSGFSYGTKSYHPAQSEYGFPGARPMSQFDLPRYGSRMSLAPSEMMSRHMDMEMEDLSHLPSDDAILAEIREILRTADLMTVTKKSIKQELERRFGVNLDAKRPYINSGKRCSPLRYYHRVLLTVCDPYSHRSCSIGRALI from the exons ATGGTCGGGCCTTCGCCAGCTGGGACAGTTCCGTCCCATGCGCAGTCGTCGCTACCCTCGTTACCAGCCCATCTGCAATCAGACACGCATTTGACTGCCCATTTAGCCAGCCG GTTTCATGTCGGCTTACCAACAGCTCGCCTGTCTTCTCAGGCTCTGATCAGTCTCAACACATacacttcatcttcaaagGGCCCTGATGGCGGCAAGGAGGGCAGTGCTATGGGCGAGGCGGAAGACCTCGCCCGTCGTGCCTTCACTCGCCTTGGTGCCCGTGGAGAGAATCAGGCTATTGTCTTTCT CGGGGAGAGCGGGGCTGGCAAAACTACCCTTCGAGCGCATGTGTTGTCGTCCTTTCTCTCGTTCTCGTCGACGCCATTGTCATCCAAATTGTCGTACGCCTCCTTTATTTTTGACACATTGACAACGACCAAGTCTTTGACCACACCCACGGCATCGAAGGCGGGGCTTTTCTTGGAACTACAGTATGACGGTTCGTCATCGGTCAACCCAACGCTGATCGGTGGTAAAATTATCGACCACAGACTCGAACGCAGTCGTATTGCGTCAGTCCCCACAGGTGAAAGAAGCTTCCATGTCCTTTATTACCTCTTAGCTGGGACAAGTGCGGCGGAAAAGAGTCACTTGGGCTTCGATAACTCTATCCATGTTTCGACGAATGCCGGCAAGCTTTCGTCCGCATCAATAGGTCACAAGAGGTGGAGATATCTGGGCCATCCAACTCAGCTAAAGGTGGGCATCAATGATGCGGAGGGGTTCCAACATTTCAAGACAGCGCTCAGGAAACTCGAGTTTCCACGCAGTGAGATAGCCGAGATTTGCCAAATTCTCGCTGTGATACTTCATATCGGCCAACTAGACTTCGCCAGCGGACAAGCTACTTTGACATCAGCGGAGGAGTCTGGCGGCTATTCCCACGAGGGTGGGGAGACTGTCACGGTAGTGAAGAATAAGGATGTCCTATCAAGCGTTGCCGCATTCTTGGGTCTTGGAGTTGATGAACTTGAGAATAGTTTTAGCTACCGGACCAAGACCATCCACCGGGAGCGCGTCACGGTGATGCTGGACCCAAAGGGTGCCCGGCAAAATGCTGATGAACTTGCGCGCACCATTTACTCCCTACTAGTGGCTTATATTCTCGAGAATGTCAATCAGAGAATATGCGCGGCGGAGGATAGCGTTGCCAACACCGTTTCTATTGTTGATTTCCCTGGTTTCTCCCAAGCATGCTCAACCGGATCCACACTGGATCAACTTCTTAGCAATGCAGCCACCGAATCGTTGTACAATTTCTGCCTACAGTCCTTCTTCGACCGCAAGGCTGATATGTTAGAGCGCGAGGAGGTTGTGGTCCCTGCAACAAGCTACTTTGACAACACTGATGCTGTCCGTGGGCTGTTGAAGCATGGCAATGGGCTTCTCAGCATCCTCGATGATCAAACCAGGCGCGGTAGAACGGAAGCTCAATTTGCCGAGTCGTTGAAGAAACGGTTCGAAAACAAAAACCCAGCTATTGTTGTCGGAAGCTCAGGATCTACTCACGGAACTGGATATGTCTCGCAGCAAGCCCGCTCGGCATTTACTGTGAAACATTTTGCTGGTGAAGTTGATTATTCCATCTCCGGTCTATTGGAGGAAAATGGAGAAGTTATCTCCGGTGACCTGATGAACTTGATGAAGTCCACCCGGAGCGACTTCGTGAGAGAGCTCTTTGGTCAAGAAGCACTACAGACAGTGACCCACCCAAAGGAGAAGACCGCTATTATGCAAGCTCAGGTAAGCTCAAAGCCCTTGAGAATGCCTAGCATGGCAAGGCGAAAAGCCAGCCCAGCATCTCGTCTTACTTTCGATGCACCTACGGCGGAAGAACCCGAAGACAATGAGAGCTATGGGGGTAGTACAGCCAAGAGCTCCGGAAGGCGGAAGAGCGCGATGTCTATGACCGGCATGCAGGGTGCTGCCGGACAATTCCTGTCCTCGCTTGAGATCGTCAATAAGTGTCTCAGCTCCCCTAGTTTGAATCCATATTTCATCTTTTGTTTGAAGCCAAACGACCGGCGAATCGCGAATCAATTTGATAGCAAATGTGTGCGAGCCCAGGTGCAAACATTTGGTATTGCTGAGATCAGCCAACGTCTGAGGAACGCGGATTTCAGcgttttccttccctttgaGGAATTCCTTGGTTTGGCCGAAGTAGGCAACGTCGTGGTGGGAAGTGATAAAGAAAAGTCAGAGGTTGTGCTAGATGAGAAGCGGTGGCCGGGTAATGAAGCTCGTGTTGGCAGCACGGGTGTTTTCCTGAGCGAACGCTGCTGGGCAGACCTCGCAAAGGTGGGCGAGCGTGTTGTTCCTGTCTACCATGCCGACGGCTCGGACGAAGGTGGTGATGGTCTCCTTCATCCACGTACTGCTGGGTATGGGGATTCCAAGGTTCGTCTTCTCAACCCGGCGGACCAGTCTCTGGGCAACTTTATATATGGCGATGAAAGCAAGCAAGGATATTTCGGGAGTCGCGATATTGATGGGCGATCTGACACTGGTGGCTCTGGCCTGAACTCGGGTGATATGTTCCACAATCTCGAGACAAGAGAGCAGATGTTGGAAAAAgggaatgagaagaagatggaagaggTGGATGAAGTACCTGTTTCTGGCAGTCGCAAACGCTGGATGGCAATCGTCTGGTTGCTCACATTCTACATTCCGGACTTTGCCATCAGGCTCTTCGGTCGGATGAAACGCAAGGACGTACGAACGGCTTGGCGTGAGAAATTTGCGATCAATTTGATTATTTGGTTCAGTTGTGCCGTCGCCATTTTCTTTATCGTCGCTTTCCCTGGTTTGGTATGTCCGACACAGCATGTGTATTCAGCCGCGGAATTGGAATCTCATAACGGCAAAAATGGCCATGATTCTTATATTGCCATTCGCGGCGTGGTTTTTGACCTTGATAAATTCATGCCCCGACACTATCCCGACATTGTGCCGCAAtcttctttgaagaaatatGCCGGCATGGACGCTACCGGTCTCTTTCCTGTGCAAGTGTCAGCGTTATGCCAAGGTAAGGATGGGTCGATCGATCCCACTGTTCTTCTGGATTACACCCCTACGAACATCTCCGGATCGGCCACAACCATCAGCACGGGAGATCTCAACGCAAAATACCATGATTTCCGCTACTACACCAACGACTCCCGTCCAGACTGGTTCGCAGAGCAGATGAAAGAACTGAGGGCGACTTATCTGAAAGGATACATTGGTTATACGCCACAATACATCTCCACGTTAGCCAAAAAGTCCCAGAACATTGGAAGCATAGACGGAAAAGTCTACGATTTGACAACTTATATCAGTGGAGGTCGACGGGTCGCAGCTCCTACCGGAAAAGAGGTCCCGGCTAATGTCGACCGAGAGTTCATGGATCCTTTGGTTGTGTCGCTCTTTCAAGATCTTCCCGGACAGGATTTGAGTAAACACTGGGAACAGCTGCAGATAGATGCAGGCATGCGTGATCGGATGCAGATGTGTCTGGATAACCTTTTCTTCGTCGGCAAGGTTGATACGCGTAATTCAGCTCAATGTCAATTCGCGCGTTACTTCATCCTTGCAATCTCAATCTTGATTTGTGCTGTTGTTATCTTCAAATTTGCTGCCGCTTTACAATTTGGCAAGAAAAATGTCCCGGAGAATCTTGATAAATTCATCATTTGTCAGGTGCCGGCATAcactgaagatgaggagtcCCTTCGTCGTGCAATGGATTCTATGGCCCGCATGCAGTATGACGACAAGCGCAAACTCCTTGTTGTCATCTGTGATGGTATGATTATTGGACAAGGAAACGATCGACCTACTCCACGGATTGTATTAGATATCCTGGGCGTCCCAGAATCAGTGGATCCCGAGCCCCTCAGCTTTGAGAGTTTGGGCGAAGGCATGAAGCAGCACAACATGGGTAAAATTTATTCTGGTCTCTATGAGGTACAGGGACATATCGTACCTTTCCTTGTTGTCGTTAAAGTCGGAAAGCCTTCTGAAGTCTCCCGACCCGGTAACCGTGGAAAACGTGACTCCCAGATGGTACTCATGCGCTTTTTGAACCGCGTGCATTACAACCTTCCCATGAGTCCCATGGAACTGGAAATGTATCACCAAATTCGTAACATCATTGGCGTCAATCCCACGTTCTACGAGTTCATTCTGCAAGTCGACGCTGATACGGTGGTTGCACCCGATTCCGGAACTCGATTCGTCGCTTCTTGCCTTGCCGACACACGCATTATCGGTATCTGTGGCGAAACAGGCTTGACAAATGCTAAGCATTCAGCGGTGACCATGATCCAAGTTTACGAGTACTTCATCTCCCACAATCTGATCAAGGCTTTCGAAAGTCTTTTCGGGTCAGTCACATGTTTGCCGGGCTGCTTCACCATGTACCGTATTCGCTCTGCAGAAACCGCAAAACCGCTTTTCGTTAGCAAGGAGGTTGTGGAAGCCTACTCGGAAATTCGCGTCGACACACTCCATATGAAGAACCTGCTACATCTGGGTGAGGATCGGTACTTGACAACCCTTCTCTTGAAGCATCATCCTAGTTTCAAGACGAAGTTCCTATTTGCAGCTAAGGCCTGGACGATCGCACCTGAAAGCTTCTCAGTCTTCTTATCGCAACGTCGTAGATGGATCAACTCAACTGTACACAATCTGATTGAACTGATCCCTCTTCAGCAACTTTGTGGTTTCTGTTGCTTTAGTATGAGATTCATCGTCTTCGTTGACCTTCTCAGTACCTGTATCCAACCTGTTTCGCTCGCCTATATCATCTACTTGATTGTCTGGCTTGCCAGAGATTCGTCCACCATTCCATGGACGTCTTTTGTTCTCATCGCAGCGATCTATGGTCTTCAGgccctcatcttcatcttccgccGCAAGTGGGAAATGATTGGCTGGATGATTGTGTATCTCCTGGCCATGCCTATATTCTCCGTGGCCTTGCCCTTCTACTCGTTCTGGCACATGGATGACTTCTCTTGGGGAAACACCCGCGTCATCACTGGAGAAAAGGGCCGCAAAGTCGTCATTTCAGATGAAGGAAAGTTTGACCCCGCCTCTATCCCGAAAAAGAGATGGGAGGAGTATCAAGCGGAGCTCTGGGAGGCCCAGACGTCGCGAGACGACCGCTCAGAAGTTTCAGGCTTCTCATATGGTACCAAGTCGTATCACCCTGCGCAGTCCGAATACGGGTTCCCTGGAGCTAGACCAATGTCGCAGTTCGATCTTCCTCGCTATGGGTCCAGGATGTCTCTAGCTCCTTCCGAGATGATGAGCCGTCATATGGACATGGAAATGGAGGATCTCTCACATCTGCCTAGCGACGATGCCATTCTCGCGGAAATCCGTGAAATCCTGCGGACAGCCGACCTGATGACCGTAACGAAGAAGAGTATCAAACAAGAGCTAGAGAGGCGTTTTGGTGTGAATCTCGATGCCAAGCGTCCATATATCAACTCAGGTAAGAGATGTTCCCCGTTAAGATATTACCACAGAGTCTTACTAACTGTTTGTGACCCTTATAGCCACCGAAGCTGTTCTATCGGGCGCGCTCTAATCTGA